A window of the Lolium perenne isolate Kyuss_39 chromosome 7, Kyuss_2.0, whole genome shotgun sequence genome harbors these coding sequences:
- the LOC127319229 gene encoding uncharacterized protein — translation MESVAIATTSRTLPIRFPPAAPRRRRVAAAAKRRDGEGGDEAARGSRPSSAGGGGREPAGLAPYGLSVSPFSKDAAMGLVMSAATGSGWTTGSGMEGPPTAGGAGRPEVSTLPWSLFTRSPRRRMRVAFTCNVCGQRTTRAINPHAYTDGTVFVQCCGCNIFHKLVDNLNLFHEMKCYVGPDFRYEGDAPFNYLDGGEDGDNIFPGL, via the exons ATGGAGTCCGTCGCGATCGCCACCACCTCCCGCACCCTCCCGATCCGCTTCCCGCCGGCAGCGCCTCGGCGGcgccgcgtcgccgccgccgccaagc GGCGAGACGGCGaggggggcgacgaggcggcgagagGGTCCAGGCCGTCCTCAGCCGGCGGCGGGGGCCGCGAGCCCGCCGGCCTCGCGCCGTACGGGCTCTCCGTCTCGCCCTTCTCCAAG GACGCGGCGATGGGGCTGGTGATGAGCGCGGCGACGGGGAGCGGCTGGACGACGGGGTCGGGGATGGAGGGCCCGCCGACGGCCGGCGGCGCGGGCCGGCCCGAGGTGTCGACGCTGCCGTGGTCGCTCTTCACGAGGTCCCCGCGGCGGAGGATGCGGGTGGCCTTCACCTGCAACGTGTGCGGGCAGCGCACCACCCGCGCCATCAACCCGCACGCCTACACCGACGGCACCGTCTTCGTTCAG TGCTGCGGCTGCAACATTTTCCACAAACTGGTGGACAACCTGAACCTGTTCCACGAGATGAAGTGCTACGTCGGCCCGGACTTCCGCTACGAGGGGGACGCGCCGTTCAACTACCtcgacggcggcgaggacggCGACAACATCTTTCCAGGTCTCTAA